The Dehalococcoidia bacterium genomic interval AACTTCTTCGACAGAGAATCTACGGTCAGGACGACATCATCAGCCCTAACCGCCGGTGCGCTCATGCGCTCATGCGCTCAACGACGAACGGCATCGCCAAACGGTAACCAAGGAGCGAGACAAAAAGCCCGGCAACCGAGCCGCTACTCACAATGGCGAACGCTCGTATGTCGGACACCAGACCGCCCGTCGCGAGCTCACGAACACTGACCAGCAGAGGCGTGACCGGATTGAGGTGAACAAGGACAGCAAACGCCCCCTCTGTCGGGAGCGGGTATACCACGGGCGTAAAGAAGAGCCAGAAGCCCGCGAGTAGTGGGAGGGCTCGAGGTACGTCGCCGTATAGCGCGCCAAGGGGGGCCAGCGTGATGCCAAAAAAGCTGCCCAGCAGGACCAGGAGAACCACAGCGCCCGGCACGAGGGCGGCGGTCCACGCTATCGGCACCTGGTAGTAGAGCAGAACAGCGGCGACGAGCAGGAGCTTGATCCCGGCGTTGAGCAGGGTCTCCCCCACCTTGGCGAGAATGATGGCCTCATGACGCAGTTGCAGTTTCGCCATGATCGACCGCGCGGCGATCAACGCCTGAACAGGCCCCAGCAATGCCTCCGTAAAAATCTGCCATAGAACCGTCCCGAACAGGACGTACGCCGGGTAGGGCAAGTCGGTGGGACCGA includes:
- a CDS encoding ABC transporter permease, coding for MLRDLSGQYRQSLLGYAWAFTPPLAMAVGFTLARESGVLSIGPTDLPYPAYVLFGTVLWQIFTEALLGPVQALIAARSIMAKLQLRHEAIILAKVGETLLNAGIKLLLVAAVLLYYQVPIAWTAALVPGAVVLLVLLGSFFGITLAPLGALYGDVPRALPLLAGFWLFFTPVVYPLPTEGAFAVLVHLNPVTPLLVSVRELATGGLVSDIRAFAIVSSGSVAGLFVSLLGYRLAMPFVVERMSA